GGCGGGAACCGGATTGAACTCGCCAACGCCGGCGCCCGGCTCCTGCTGGACCCCGATTCGCCCGTGGTGGAGTGGACCCAGGAGGAACGCAAGAAAGGCCAGGCCTGGGGCATGAAGACCATCGAAACGTTCCACACTCATGGAACCCCGAACGTCCAGTGACCACAATGAAGTTATCCGGCAATACTGCACAGAGAGGTGCCTAAGCCATGACCGACACAATGAACACTGCGGCCCCGGTAGCAACGGGGCTCTTTATCGGGGGCGCGGAACGGCATGCCGCCGGGACCCTGGAAGTCGCGGATCCAGGCAAGCCGGGTGTCATCGTTGGACACGCGGCAGCGGCCGGGCCCGGCGACGTCGACGATGCGATCGCGGCCGCAAAGGCGGCCTATCCTTCCTGGTCCGCGCTCAGCGCGAGGGAACGTGCCGAGCAGATGCGCGTGGCGTTGGAGGGCATCGCCGATTTTCGCGATGAGGATGCCGCCATCCTTTCGCAGGAGAACGGAAAGATCCGGATGGAGGCCTGGGTGGACTCCCTCGTCTTCGAGATCCGCTGGAACCTTGCCCTCGCGCTGGCCGACGACGTGGACGCGACCAAGGTGCTCCCGCCGGCACCCGGGGTTCCCGTCTCCACCACCGTCGCGTATCAGCCGCTCGGCGTCGTAACCATCATCGTGCCGTTCAACTGGCCCATCGCCATCCTCGCGGCGTCCCTGCCGCACGCACTCCTCGCCGGGAACACCGCGATCGTGAAGCCGCCGCCCACCACGCCGCTTGCCACCACCCGTGTGGTCCAGAGGATTGCCGAGAAGCTGCCGGCGGGAGTGTTGAACGTCGTCACCGGCAAGGACGCTGACATGTCCGCCCTGATTACCAGCCCGGATGTGGCCAAGGTCTGCTTCACGGGCAGTGTGGCGGGCGGCAAACGGATCATGGAAATGGCATCGAAGTCGCTGACCCGGGTAACGCTGGAGCTCGGCGGAAACGACCCCGCCGTCGTCCTCGAGGACGCGGTCCTGGACGACACGCACCTGGACCGCCTGTACGCCGCGGTCTTCGACACCACCGGGCAGATCTGCATGAATGCCAAGCGGATCTACGTCCACCGCTCCCGTCTGGACGAGATGGTCCGCGGACTCTCGGAGCGGCTGGACCGGGCGGTCATCGGTTACGGCCTGGCGGAGGGCACCACGATGGGCCCGCTGCACTCTCCGGCCCAGAAGGCGTTCGTCAGCGAGATCATCGAGGAGGCGAAGGCGGCAGGCGCAGACGTCCGGGAGTTCGGGACGCTGCCAACCGATCCGGAGCTGGCAGGCGGCAACTTCCTGCGCCCCGCCCTCGTGATCGACCCCGACCCGTCACTGCGCGTTGTCACCCAGGAGCAGTTTGGCCCGGTCATCCCGCTCATCCCGTTCGACAACGAGGACGAGGCCATCCGGTCAGCGAACGATTCGTGGTCGGGGCTTTGCGGCTCGGTGTGGACGGCCGATCCGGACAAGGCCAACCGGGTGGGCGGGCGGCTGGTCTGCGGCTACGTCTGGGTCAACGATCACGGCGCCACCCGGCTGGACCTGCGGGCGCCCTTTGGCGGGATGAAGCAGTCCGGCATGGGCCGGGAACAGGGAATCGAGGGCGTCCGTGCGTTCCAGGACACCCGTTCGATCGCCCACCTCGAGCCCGAAGGCCCGCCCGCAGCGCCCCCGGCGGGCTAGTTCCGGAAGCATCCCAGGCCCCACCACTTTACCTATATACATTCCCTATGCGCATAGGTAAAGTGGTGGGCAGGCGCACTGTCGCGCCCCGCCGAAAGGATTTGCGATCGTGACCAAAATCTCGCACGCGACCAACCGTGCAGCATCGCTCGAACTCATGAAGGATTTTTCCCTCGAGATGACCGGGAAGGACATCCCGGCGCTCATCGAGGCCAGGCCCCTCATCCCCCTCGGGACGAGGATCAACGTGACCTTCCTCGGCAACGAAGACCTGGACATGCGTGTGGCCGCAGCGAAGGCAGTCCGCGAACTCGGGTTCGTGCCCGTCCCGCATATCTCGGCCCGCCGCCTGAAGTCCCGGCAGCAGCTTGAGGAGTTCCTCGGCCGCCTGCAGGAAGTGGACGCCACCGGACACGTGTTCGTCATCGGCGGCGATCCCACCCGGCCTGAAGGTCCTTACCCGGATTCGCTGGCCGTGATCAACAGCGGAATCCTGCAGCAGTTCGGGGTCCGCGAAGTCGGGATCGCCGGCTACCCCGAAGGCCACCCGGACATCTCCACGGACACCCTGTGGCGGGCCCTGGAAGAGAAGTCCGCCGCCCTCGAGGAGCACGGCTTTGACCCTCTGATCGTGACCCAGTTCGCCTTCGACAGCGCTCCCGTTGCCGAGTGGGTCGACGCCGTCCGGGCCAGGGGCATCAAGGCGCCCATCCGCATCGGCACCCCCGGACCGGCCGGGGTCAAGCGGCTCCTGGGCTTCGCACGCCGCTTCGGCATCGGCGCGAATGCCATGATCGTTAAGAAATACGGCTTCTCCCTCACCAACCTGATGGGGGTTGCGGGACCGGACAACTTCGTCAACGACCTTGCCGCCGTGCTTGCCGAACACGCCGCGGGCCCCGGGCTGGGCGGACAGATCGGACTGCATTTTTACACCTTCGGAGGCCTCGCGGAAACCGCGGGCTGGGTCCGCCGGTTCAACCCCGGTGAGGAGTGAGGCGGCAGCAGTGGCTGTACACACCGAGGCCAAACGTGACCAGGCCTGCCTGATAGTCCACGGGCCGGACCAGCCGGGAATCGTCGCGGCGGTCGCCGCACTGGTCACCCGCAACAACGGAAACATCATCTCGCTCGACCAGTATTCGTCAGATCCCACGGGCGGCGACTTCTTTCAGCGGGTGGTGTTCTCCCGGCCCGACCTCGCGGTGGCAATGCCCGGGATAAAGGATGATCTGGAGAAAACCCTGAACCCGTTGGGAATGGCCTGGAAGCTCACCGACCAATCCGTGCCCAAGCGCATGGCCATCCTGGTCTCGACGTCCGATCACTGCCTGCTCGAGCTGCTCTGGCGGCACCGCCGGGGCGAGCTGCCGGTGACCATCCCGATGGTGATCTCCAACCACACCAATACCGCTGAAGATGTCCGCTCCTTCGGGGTGCCCTTCTTCCACGTGCCCTCGGGCGACGCCGACAAGTCACACCCGGAGTCCGAGATCCTGAAGCTGCTTGCGGGCAATGTGGATTTTGTGGTGCTTGCCCGCTACATGCAGATCCTGTCGCCGGATTTCCTCGACCGGGCCGGGGTGCCGCTGATCAACATCCATCACTCCTTCCTGCCGGCGTTCATCGGCGCGGCCCCGTACCGGAAGGCGAAGCAGCGGGGCGTAAAACTGATCGGCGCCACCGCGCACTACGTGACCAGGGACCTCGATGAGGGCCCCATCATCGAACAGGATGTGGCCCGCGTGAGCCACGCCCACTCGGCCACCGATCTTCAGGCCCGCGGAGCATATGTCGAGCGGGCCGTGCTCTCGCGGGCCGTGCAGTGGCACGCCGAAGACCGTGTCATCCGGCACGGCAACCAGACCATCGTTTTCTGATCCGCCGCCGGCGGATCAGCCTGACCAAACAAAACCCACTAGTCAGACACACCGACCATCGACACAGATAAATCGACACAGATAAGAGGTTCATCGTGGCACCCAGGAATCTGCAGGAAGTACTCGATTCATCCCGCGGCGCAGTTGACCTGCTCCGCAACTCCCAGATCGGCTCCTACATCTACCCGGTGGTCCCGGCCGACTTCCAGAACTGGATCAAGGAGCAGACCGCCTGGCGCCAGACTGCGGTGCTGTATGACCAGTCGCACCACATGGACAACCTGTTCATGAAGGGCTCGGACGCCATCAAGCTCATCTCGTCCACGGCAATCAATTCCACTGCCGTGTTCCCCGTCAATAAGGCCAAGCAGTATGTGCCCACCACTGCGTCCGGACATGTGATCGGCGACGGCATCCTGTTCCGCGAAGGTGAGGACGAGTACGTCTACGTGGGGCGGGCGCCGGCGGCGAACTGGCTGCTCTACCACGGCGAAACGGGCGGCTACGGGAACCTTGATATCACGGTGGACCGGCGTTCGCCGTCCCGGCCGTACGGCGAGAAGGTCACCCGCCAGTACTACCGGTTCCAGATCCAGGGACCGAACGCCTGGCAGGTGATCGAAAAGCTGAACGGCGGCCCGCTCGAACAGCTCAAATTCTTCAACATGTCCACCATGACAATCGCAGGCACCACCGTGCGCACCCTCCGCCACGGCATGGCCGGGGCGCCGGGCCTTGAAGTCTGGGGTCCGTATGCTGACCATGGCCGCATCCGTGACGCGATCGTCGAGGCCGGTGCCGAGTTCGGGCTGGTCCCCGTCGGATCCCGCGCCTATCCTTCCAACACTTTGGAGTCCGGCTGGATCCCCTCGCCGTTGCCGGCCATCTACAGCGGCGAGGCCGAGCGCGGCTACAGGGAATGGCTTCCCGCCGACGGCTACGAGGCTACCGGGACGCTCGCGGGGTCCTTCGTGTCCGGGAACATCGAGGACTACTACCTCACCCCCTGGGAGCTCGGCTACGGCTCGTTCGTGAAGTTTGACCATGACTTCATCGGCCGTGACGCACTGGAAAAGATGGACGTGGCCGCCCAGCGCAAGAAGGTCACGCTCGCCTGGGACGGCGGGGATGTGACCTCGATTTTCGCGTCGCTCTTCAACGTTGAAGGACCCAGCTACAAGTTCTTTGACCTGCCGCTGGCAAATTACGGATCCGCGAACTACGACTCCGTGGTCGACGCGGACGGCACCGTCGTCGGATACTCCATGTTCACCGGCTACAGCGCCAACGAACGGCGGGCCCTCTCCCTGGCCACCATCGATCCCGACGTGCCCGAAGGGACCGAACTGAAGGTGGTGTGGGGCGAGCCGGACGGCGGAACGTCCAAGGCCGCCGTCGAACCCCACGTCCAAACGGAAGTGCGGGCAGTGGTCAGCCCGGTGCCATACTCTTCAGTGGCACGCGCCACGTACCACGGCGGCTGGCGCACCAACTACAAGTCAGCCTAGGCTGGAAGCCGTGCTGTCAGGGGCGGGTCCGTCCCTGACAGCAACGGCCACCGAAGGGATCCTCCATGAGCCTGCGATACGCGCTTCTGGCGCTGCTTCGGGTGGGGCCGCTCTCAGGTTATGAACTGCAGAAACAGTTCTCCCTGTCGGTGGGTCACGTGTGGCATGCGCCGGACTCCCAGATTTATCCCGAGCTGCGCAAGATGGAGGCCGAGCACCTCATCGAGGGTGAAGAACAGCCGCGGGGCCAGCGCGCCACCCGGCGGGTTTACCACGTGACGGATGCCGGCGAGCAGGCGTTCCTCACCTGGATGCACACGCCGCTGGAGTACGCGCGGGTCCGCGATCCTGCCCACCTCCGGGCCGCGTACCTTGAGGCCGCCGCCCCGGACGCCGCCCGCGATTTTTTCCGTGCCCACATCAATCAGTGGGAACGTGAACTGGCGCAGTGGGAGGGCGAACTCCTACGGATCGATGAGGTCGCCAACCCGATGCTGGTGCGGCGCCTGGCGGTCACCGAACCGGAGGACCGTGAACGGACCATCGCCTTCAAACGGTTCACCTACGAAGGCCTGGTGGACAGGGCCCGGGGCGAGATCGCCTGGGCCAAACGCGGTCTCCGGCTCATCGACGAGCTGCAACACGCAGGCAGCGGAGTCCGGTCTGACCCGAACTCCGCCCACGTCTGATCCCTGCCTTCCCCGCAGTTATCCGAAGTTCTCAGCAGTGGCGTAGCCCTTGCCGTTGTACTTTTGCACGAGCACCGAGGAGACGGCCGGCTGGCCATCGGTAGTGGTGTCCACCGCGGTTCCTTCGAGCATCAGCGGCGCCTTCAGGCCCTTGATGTTCCGCAGCGAGGTCATAAAGCTGTCGCGGGTGGGCTCCTTCATATCCTTGAAGGCCTGCTCCAGCGTGGCTCCCACCATGTAGCTCCACATGCAGTGCGGGAACGCCGGCACGTCGGGGTAGTTGCCGTACTGCTTGAGGTCCGCAAGGAATTTAACGACGTCGGGGTCCTTGGCGAACGTCGGGCTCTGCGGGGCTTTCGCGAACGACACCGTGTAAACGCCCGGGTAGGCGCCGGCACCGCCCGGTTCCAGGATCGCCGTCGGGCTTGAGGTGTTGGAGGGAAGGAACCAGCTCGGCTTCCACCCGATTTGCTGCGCCTTCTGCAGCGAAGCGATCATCAGTGGGGTGATCGACATGGCGTTGAAGAAGACGTCCGCGCCCGACGACGCCAGCTGGGTGAGCTGGGCATCCACGGATGTAT
The window above is part of the Pseudarthrobacter sp. IC2-21 genome. Proteins encoded here:
- the purU gene encoding formyltetrahydrofolate deformylase encodes the protein MAVHTEAKRDQACLIVHGPDQPGIVAAVAALVTRNNGNIISLDQYSSDPTGGDFFQRVVFSRPDLAVAMPGIKDDLEKTLNPLGMAWKLTDQSVPKRMAILVSTSDHCLLELLWRHRRGELPVTIPMVISNHTNTAEDVRSFGVPFFHVPSGDADKSHPESEILKLLAGNVDFVVLARYMQILSPDFLDRAGVPLINIHHSFLPAFIGAAPYRKAKQRGVKLIGATAHYVTRDLDEGPIIEQDVARVSHAHSATDLQARGAYVERAVLSRAVQWHAEDRVIRHGNQTIVF
- a CDS encoding methylenetetrahydrofolate reductase, whose product is MTKISHATNRAASLELMKDFSLEMTGKDIPALIEARPLIPLGTRINVTFLGNEDLDMRVAAAKAVRELGFVPVPHISARRLKSRQQLEEFLGRLQEVDATGHVFVIGGDPTRPEGPYPDSLAVINSGILQQFGVREVGIAGYPEGHPDISTDTLWRALEEKSAALEEHGFDPLIVTQFAFDSAPVAEWVDAVRARGIKAPIRIGTPGPAGVKRLLGFARRFGIGANAMIVKKYGFSLTNLMGVAGPDNFVNDLAAVLAEHAAGPGLGGQIGLHFYTFGGLAETAGWVRRFNPGEE
- a CDS encoding PadR family transcriptional regulator, which codes for MSLRYALLALLRVGPLSGYELQKQFSLSVGHVWHAPDSQIYPELRKMEAEHLIEGEEQPRGQRATRRVYHVTDAGEQAFLTWMHTPLEYARVRDPAHLRAAYLEAAAPDAARDFFRAHINQWERELAQWEGELLRIDEVANPMLVRRLAVTEPEDRERTIAFKRFTYEGLVDRARGEIAWAKRGLRLIDELQHAGSGVRSDPNSAHV
- a CDS encoding aldehyde dehydrogenase family protein — protein: MTDTMNTAAPVATGLFIGGAERHAAGTLEVADPGKPGVIVGHAAAAGPGDVDDAIAAAKAAYPSWSALSARERAEQMRVALEGIADFRDEDAAILSQENGKIRMEAWVDSLVFEIRWNLALALADDVDATKVLPPAPGVPVSTTVAYQPLGVVTIIVPFNWPIAILAASLPHALLAGNTAIVKPPPTTPLATTRVVQRIAEKLPAGVLNVVTGKDADMSALITSPDVAKVCFTGSVAGGKRIMEMASKSLTRVTLELGGNDPAVVLEDAVLDDTHLDRLYAAVFDTTGQICMNAKRIYVHRSRLDEMVRGLSERLDRAVIGYGLAEGTTMGPLHSPAQKAFVSEIIEEAKAAGADVREFGTLPTDPELAGGNFLRPALVIDPDPSLRVVTQEQFGPVIPLIPFDNEDEAIRSANDSWSGLCGSVWTADPDKANRVGGRLVCGYVWVNDHGATRLDLRAPFGGMKQSGMGREQGIEGVRAFQDTRSIAHLEPEGPPAAPPAG
- the ligM gene encoding vanillate/3-O-methylgallate O-demethylase, with protein sequence MAPRNLQEVLDSSRGAVDLLRNSQIGSYIYPVVPADFQNWIKEQTAWRQTAVLYDQSHHMDNLFMKGSDAIKLISSTAINSTAVFPVNKAKQYVPTTASGHVIGDGILFREGEDEYVYVGRAPAANWLLYHGETGGYGNLDITVDRRSPSRPYGEKVTRQYYRFQIQGPNAWQVIEKLNGGPLEQLKFFNMSTMTIAGTTVRTLRHGMAGAPGLEVWGPYADHGRIRDAIVEAGAEFGLVPVGSRAYPSNTLESGWIPSPLPAIYSGEAERGYREWLPADGYEATGTLAGSFVSGNIEDYYLTPWELGYGSFVKFDHDFIGRDALEKMDVAAQRKKVTLAWDGGDVTSIFASLFNVEGPSYKFFDLPLANYGSANYDSVVDADGTVVGYSMFTGYSANERRALSLATIDPDVPEGTELKVVWGEPDGGTSKAAVEPHVQTEVRAVVSPVPYSSVARATYHGGWRTNYKSA